Proteins encoded by one window of Deinococcus radiodurans R1 = ATCC 13939 = DSM 20539:
- the mqnB gene encoding futalosine hydrolase — protein sequence MPFSLPRRVLIVVATTAEAERLRDLPAEVVVSGVGPVAAALATAAALQAGSYDLAVSAGIAGAYPGSGLGPGALAVSSDLIQADLGTQDGATWLGLEDLGLSVRPDAAHFGHFAAWKGAADLAQRAGAAFGPMLTLSTVTASATEAVTWETRFPGALTEGMEGAGVAHAALLAGVPALELRGVSNAVGPRDRASWRIGEALAATRRGLEVMLGVGKQ from the coding sequence ATGCCTTTTTCCCTGCCCCGCCGCGTCCTCATCGTCGTTGCTACCACTGCCGAGGCCGAGCGCCTGCGCGATTTGCCTGCCGAGGTGGTCGTCAGCGGGGTAGGACCAGTCGCGGCGGCTCTGGCAACAGCGGCGGCACTCCAGGCCGGGTCCTACGACCTCGCCGTAAGTGCGGGCATCGCTGGGGCATATCCGGGCAGCGGGTTGGGGCCGGGCGCCCTCGCTGTGTCGAGCGACCTCATCCAGGCCGACCTCGGCACCCAGGACGGCGCGACCTGGCTGGGGCTGGAAGACCTGGGCCTGAGCGTGCGCCCAGACGCGGCCCACTTTGGGCACTTTGCCGCCTGGAAGGGCGCCGCCGACCTGGCCCAGCGTGCGGGAGCGGCCTTTGGGCCTATGCTGACCCTCTCCACTGTGACCGCCAGTGCTACCGAGGCCGTGACCTGGGAAACTCGCTTTCCCGGCGCGCTGACCGAGGGGATGGAAGGCGCCGGGGTTGCCCACGCTGCCCTGCTTGCTGGGGTGCCCGCCCTGGAACTGCGCGGCGTCAGCAACGCCGTCGGCCCGCGTGACCGCGCGAGCTGGCGCATCGGCGAGGCACTGGCGGCCACCCGGCGCGGGCTAGAAGTGATGCTGGGGGTTGGGAAGCAATAA
- a CDS encoding potassium channel family protein yields MKIKQCLVIGLGRFGTAVATTLYEMGHEVVAIDRTEENVERVMNLVTHAAIVDATEERALRAIGVGDFDVVVVAIGTDVQANILATMNAKSLGAPYVVTKAIDEMARRVLERLGADLIIRPEHDMGVRLARQIATPNIVDTLDLGSDHAIVEIEANERLRGTLRELNLTGRFGVQVIAVSRNGNVEVTPRAEDELRAHDKLVVIGTGHSIDELRRYLGE; encoded by the coding sequence ATGAAGATTAAACAGTGCCTCGTCATCGGCCTGGGCCGCTTTGGCACCGCTGTCGCCACCACCCTGTACGAGATGGGCCATGAGGTCGTCGCCATCGACCGCACCGAGGAAAATGTCGAGCGGGTCATGAACCTGGTGACCCACGCCGCCATCGTGGACGCCACCGAGGAACGGGCGCTGCGTGCCATCGGGGTGGGCGATTTCGACGTGGTGGTCGTCGCCATCGGCACCGACGTGCAGGCCAACATCCTGGCGACCATGAACGCCAAAAGCCTCGGCGCGCCCTACGTGGTGACCAAAGCGATCGACGAAATGGCCCGGCGCGTGCTCGAGCGCCTCGGCGCCGACCTGATCATCCGGCCCGAGCACGACATGGGCGTGCGCCTCGCCAGGCAGATCGCCACCCCCAACATCGTGGACACGCTCGACCTCGGCAGCGACCACGCCATCGTCGAAATCGAGGCCAACGAGCGACTGCGCGGCACCCTGCGCGAACTCAACCTCACGGGCCGCTTTGGTGTGCAGGTCATCGCGGTCAGCCGCAACGGGAATGTGGAAGTCACCCCCCGCGCCGAGGACGAGCTGCGCGCCCACGACAAACTGGTGGTCATCGGCACCGGGCACTCCATCGACGAGCTGCGGCGGTATCTGGGGGAATAA